A genomic window from Candidatus Thiocaldithrix dubininis includes:
- the bamB gene encoding outer membrane protein assembly factor BamB: MKPIFAAVLAALLISGCSTFQQVLPAKDMNPPKALKEFKPTVGVKTLWQVSTGSSAGKDYVRINPYIDENTVIVAGGRSVSAWNKNNGAKLWQVGLDEELSGGVSGTGSLILVGSNNGGAFALDRQSGKVVWKQRLTSEVVAISPPANGIAAFRTSDGRLSGLNLQSGEVLWQQVRQGSPLSLRGASTPVTVGGMVIAGFDSGVVTAFDMQSGRALWEATLSVPRGQGDLDSVTDVDGKMKAVGEALFAASYNGLIMGINMRDGKPAWSAPYSSYSGLDADANGVYTTSISGLFWKLDPQTGKPVWKMDDLERRQLTAPTIVGNYVVVGDYKGVLHWINTSTGLLAARVQGDPAGYTVAPVLDGNVIYTLGRSGVLSAVALQ; encoded by the coding sequence ATGAAACCCATCTTTGCGGCGGTATTAGCTGCCTTACTTATCAGCGGTTGTAGCACATTTCAACAGGTTTTACCCGCGAAGGATATGAATCCCCCCAAAGCGTTAAAAGAGTTTAAACCGACCGTTGGTGTCAAAACCTTATGGCAAGTGAGCACAGGTAGTAGCGCAGGTAAAGATTATGTGCGTATTAATCCGTATATTGATGAAAACACAGTCATCGTCGCGGGTGGGCGCTCTGTCAGTGCTTGGAACAAAAACAATGGCGCTAAGCTCTGGCAAGTGGGATTAGATGAAGAATTAAGCGGGGGGGTCAGCGGGACAGGCTCACTGATTTTAGTCGGTAGCAATAATGGCGGTGCATTCGCCTTAGATCGTCAGTCCGGCAAAGTTGTGTGGAAACAACGTTTAACCAGTGAAGTTGTCGCAATCTCTCCACCCGCAAATGGTATTGCCGCTTTCCGTACCAGCGATGGGCGCTTATCCGGCTTAAATCTGCAATCTGGCGAAGTGTTATGGCAACAAGTGCGCCAAGGTTCGCCATTATCCTTACGGGGGGCTAGTACGCCCGTAACTGTTGGCGGCATGGTTATTGCCGGTTTTGATAGCGGTGTCGTTACAGCTTTCGATATGCAAAGCGGACGTGCTTTATGGGAAGCCACCTTATCTGTACCACGCGGTCAAGGTGACTTGGATAGCGTTACCGACGTTGACGGTAAAATGAAAGCGGTTGGTGAAGCTTTATTTGCTGCCAGCTACAACGGTTTAATCATGGGCATTAATATGCGCGATGGTAAACCCGCTTGGTCCGCACCTTACTCTAGCTACAGCGGTTTAGACGCCGATGCAAACGGTGTGTATACCACTAGTATTTCTGGCTTATTCTGGAAACTTGACCCGCAAACGGGCAAACCTGTATGGAAAATGGACGACTTAGAACGCCGTCAATTAACCGCACCCACCATTGTGGGTAATTATGTGGTCGTGGGTGACTATAAAGGTGTGCTGCATTGGATTAATACCAGCACGGGGTTATTGGCTGCGCGTGTTCAAGGTGATCCGGCGGGCTATACAGTTGCACCTGTATTAGACGGCAATGTCATTTATACCCTAGGTCGTAGCGGTGTGTTATCTGCGGTTGCTTTGCAATAA
- a CDS encoding tetratricopeptide repeat protein, which produces MSDYQTDDEKVEELKAWWKENGVSVMVGIGLAVVALFGWEYWKKAQIENAVQASALYNEVHKNADKSWDIASSHIIKLQDDYKSTPYAAVASLKTADVYAQKGEYEPAVKALNWVIDNSSEDAYKDLARVRLARVFTAQNKLADAEKLANATYPKAYESIVEEIKGDIFVAQKKLADARTAYDKAIVTSKGDTELLKMKRANLGEGV; this is translated from the coding sequence ATGAGTGATTATCAAACCGATGATGAAAAGGTCGAAGAACTAAAAGCGTGGTGGAAAGAAAACGGCGTTTCCGTCATGGTCGGCATTGGCTTGGCTGTGGTAGCTTTATTCGGCTGGGAATACTGGAAAAAAGCGCAGATTGAAAATGCGGTACAAGCCTCGGCTTTATATAACGAAGTGCATAAAAACGCAGATAAAAGCTGGGATATTGCTTCAAGCCATATCATTAAATTGCAAGATGATTATAAGTCCACGCCTTATGCAGCGGTGGCTAGCTTAAAAACAGCAGATGTTTATGCCCAAAAAGGTGAATATGAACCTGCCGTTAAAGCGTTAAATTGGGTGATTGATAATAGTTCGGAAGATGCTTATAAAGATTTAGCGCGTGTACGTTTAGCTCGTGTATTCACGGCACAAAATAAATTAGCCGACGCTGAAAAATTAGCAAATGCCACTTATCCAAAAGCGTATGAATCTATTGTCGAAGAAATTAAAGGCGATATTTTCGTAGCGCAAAAGAAATTAGCCGATGCGCGTACTGCTTATGATAAAGCGATTGTTACCAGTAAAGGTGACACGGAATTATTAAAGATGAAGCGCGCTAACCTTGGTGAAGGAGTATAA
- the hisS gene encoding histidine--tRNA ligase yields MATHTLQSIRGMHDILPDSIATWQHFEQVVRQLLKRYGYQEIRMPLVEQTALFKRAVGEVTDIVEKEMYTFEDRQDVEEGKAPTSLALRPEGTASCVRAGIQSGLIFNQQQRLWYMGPMFRGERPQKGRYRQFTQIGVETFGITGPDIDAELIAMGARLWQELGLKNIRLELNSLGTLDARLAYRQLLVDYFSAHLDQLDEDSKRRLQTNPLRILDSKNPAMRALIAAAPNLHDHLDSESAQHFAQLQGLLDAMGIPYSINPRLVRGLDYYSRTVFEWVTDELGSQGTVCAGGRYDGLVEQLGGRATPACGFAMGVERLILLLEAQQLVPAKTQPDIYFIAAGDNALTASLKIAEGLRNQYPELQLITNCGGGGFKPQMKRADKSQARYALILGEDELARGEIALKPLRDAGEQINLPIAQLNERLAAYL; encoded by the coding sequence ATGGCAACCCATACGCTTCAGTCCATTCGTGGTATGCACGATATATTGCCGGATAGCATTGCGACATGGCAGCACTTTGAACAAGTAGTCCGCCAATTATTAAAACGCTATGGCTATCAAGAAATCCGCATGCCGTTGGTAGAGCAAACTGCCTTATTTAAGCGGGCGGTTGGCGAAGTCACCGATATTGTTGAAAAAGAAATGTATACCTTTGAAGACCGCCAAGATGTTGAAGAAGGTAAAGCCCCAACCAGTTTGGCATTACGCCCAGAAGGGACGGCTAGTTGTGTACGCGCTGGCATTCAAAGTGGCTTAATCTTCAATCAACAACAGCGTTTGTGGTACATGGGCCCCATGTTCCGAGGCGAACGACCACAAAAAGGACGTTATCGTCAATTTACACAAATTGGGGTGGAAACGTTTGGTATCACAGGTCCAGATATTGACGCTGAACTGATTGCGATGGGTGCGCGGCTTTGGCAGGAACTGGGCTTAAAAAACATTCGCTTAGAATTAAATTCTTTAGGGACGCTGGACGCACGCTTGGCTTATCGCCAATTATTAGTCGACTACTTCAGCGCCCATTTAGATCAATTGGACGAAGATTCAAAGCGGCGTTTGCAAACCAATCCATTACGCATTTTGGATAGTAAAAATCCGGCAATGCGTGCCTTAATTGCGGCAGCGCCGAATTTACACGATCATTTAGATAGCGAATCAGCACAACACTTTGCCCAATTACAAGGCTTATTAGATGCAATGGGTATTCCGTATAGCATCAATCCGCGCTTGGTACGAGGTTTAGATTATTATTCGCGTACGGTTTTTGAATGGGTTACCGACGAACTAGGTTCACAAGGTACAGTTTGCGCGGGTGGGCGTTATGATGGTTTGGTAGAACAACTGGGTGGACGTGCAACACCAGCTTGTGGTTTCGCAATGGGTGTGGAGCGCCTAATCTTATTGCTAGAAGCGCAACAATTAGTGCCAGCCAAAACCCAACCTGATATTTATTTTATTGCCGCAGGCGACAATGCTTTAACCGCCAGTTTAAAAATTGCGGAAGGCTTGCGAAATCAATATCCTGAACTACAGTTAATAACCAACTGTGGTGGTGGTGGTTTCAAACCGCAAATGAAACGCGCTGATAAATCCCAAGCCCGTTATGCTTTGATTTTGGGTGAAGATGAATTAGCAAGGGGTGAAATTGCTTTAAAACCCTTGCGTGACGCTGGCGAGCAGATTAATCTGCCAATAGCGCAATTAAATGAAAGACTTGCGGCTTATTTATAA
- a CDS encoding DUF4115 domain-containing protein: MTDTTNAKDETSAAIQPGDLKARLVACRDKAGLNLEQAAEEMHLSQHIVRALEAEDFAHLPEPPYVRGYLRSYAKLGEIDPQVLIRLYDTLRGAKPDDNKVGGQRHLVKTKVREKPPLSPMALKLAGSALIIMIVGLISLIPSVRSWASDLWASFSAQTNPQVVVRPAPAIETFAAKRASELAAEEAITPPVTTLANAAQATSSEDVPSTPTTIGSILSANTDNATANPTPPANNTTGTANAEKPATPEPPENTAKPADKPNTEAVDKAKAEAAKPTTTATSTNDKPTDTNSVVVPPVEAKPVSSTPPTPAATPTPPSTTVAAVTVDPNAIAATSSQPVVAPGTITGEVNIKLEFTDEVWMQIKDVKKKTLFESLNSAGTTQELKATTPLSFKIGNARGVKVYLNGQLYDQAPYTKGSVARFKLD; the protein is encoded by the coding sequence GTGACGGATACCACAAATGCAAAGGACGAAACGAGCGCTGCTATTCAACCCGGAGATCTAAAAGCTCGCTTAGTAGCTTGTCGCGATAAAGCGGGGTTAAATTTAGAACAAGCTGCCGAAGAAATGCATTTGTCCCAACACATTGTGCGCGCGTTAGAAGCAGAAGATTTTGCCCATTTACCCGAACCGCCGTATGTACGGGGTTATCTGCGTAGTTACGCAAAATTGGGCGAAATTGATCCACAAGTATTAATTCGTTTATACGATACGTTGCGTGGCGCAAAGCCTGATGATAATAAAGTCGGGGGACAGCGACATCTTGTTAAAACGAAAGTACGTGAAAAGCCACCGCTTTCACCGATGGCTTTGAAATTGGCAGGTTCAGCCTTAATTATCATGATCGTCGGCTTAATTTCCTTAATTCCTAGCGTGCGTTCTTGGGCAAGTGACTTGTGGGCGTCTTTTTCGGCACAAACTAATCCGCAAGTGGTCGTACGCCCTGCACCGGCAATTGAAACATTTGCCGCTAAACGTGCCTCCGAATTAGCTGCTGAAGAAGCCATTACGCCGCCCGTAACTACCTTAGCTAATGCAGCGCAAGCCACTTCGAGCGAAGATGTTCCAAGTACACCAACGACGATTGGTAGTATTTTAAGCGCGAATACCGATAATGCGACGGCAAACCCAACCCCGCCTGCCAACAATACAACGGGCACAGCTAATGCTGAAAAACCGGCAACCCCTGAACCCCCAGAAAATACGGCAAAGCCTGCGGATAAACCAAATACTGAAGCCGTAGATAAAGCAAAAGCGGAAGCCGCAAAACCGACGACGACCGCAACCTCAACTAACGATAAACCAACTGATACTAATAGCGTTGTTGTGCCGCCAGTAGAAGCTAAACCTGTGAGCAGCACGCCGCCGACGCCTGCGGCAACGCCAACTCCGCCTAGTACAACCGTAGCAGCTGTTACGGTTGATCCTAATGCGATTGCTGCTACAAGCTCGCAACCCGTGGTTGCCCCCGGAACAATTACCGGCGAAGTAAATATTAAGCTGGAGTTTACGGATGAAGTTTGGATGCAAATTAAGGATGTTAAAAAGAAAACCTTATTTGAATCCTTAAACTCGGCTGGCACGACGCAAGAATTAAAGGCTACTACCCCTTTAAGCTTTAAAATTGGCAATGCACGCGGCGTGAAAGTGTATTTAAACGGTCAATTGTATGATCAAGCGCCTTATACCAAAGGCAGCGTCGCACGCTTCAAATTAGATTAA
- the pilW gene encoding type IV pilus biogenesis/stability protein PilW — protein MTINQPLLACVVSAMLLTACATTSSVGNSSDSSQDYYTQLGVGYLQKGRLDLAQQNLDKALDKDPNSSDAHHYYALLQEALGDDGKANQHFRKALKLNNKNPELLNNYGSFLCRTGQVALADKAFMAAVHDPFYKTPEYAFTNAGICAAKGGNLSAAEDYFKQSQQVNANYPETLYQLAKLNYQKGDNAKAQAYLYRYNAQVPVTADSLALCYKIESVLNESEKAEACAVQLRAKFPDSKAASQLN, from the coding sequence ATGACAATAAATCAACCGTTACTGGCTTGCGTAGTCAGTGCTATGTTATTGACTGCTTGCGCTACTACTAGCAGCGTTGGCAATAGCTCCGATAGTAGCCAAGATTATTACACACAATTAGGGGTGGGTTACTTACAGAAAGGGCGTTTGGATTTAGCCCAACAAAACTTAGATAAAGCCCTAGATAAAGACCCAAACTCCAGTGATGCACATCACTATTATGCCTTATTGCAAGAAGCCTTAGGCGATGACGGCAAAGCTAATCAACATTTTCGCAAAGCCTTAAAGCTCAATAATAAAAACCCTGAACTACTAAATAACTACGGTTCATTTTTATGTCGCACGGGGCAAGTTGCATTGGCAGACAAAGCTTTTATGGCAGCAGTACACGACCCGTTTTACAAAACCCCAGAATATGCCTTTACCAACGCTGGGATTTGTGCGGCAAAAGGTGGAAATTTAAGTGCTGCGGAAGATTACTTCAAACAATCGCAGCAAGTGAACGCAAATTATCCAGAAACCTTATATCAATTAGCTAAGCTCAATTATCAAAAAGGTGATAATGCCAAGGCACAAGCTTATCTTTATCGTTATAATGCGCAAGTGCCCGTAACGGCTGATAGCTTGGCTTTATGCTATAAAATTGAATCAGTCTTAAACGAAAGCGAAAAAGCTGAGGCATGTGCCGTACAATTAAGGGCGAAATTTCCGGACAGTAAAGCTGCTAGTCAGCTCAATTGA
- the rlmN gene encoding 23S rRNA (adenine(2503)-C(2))-methyltransferase RlmN: MSMSSVSDANPKVNLLNFSHEGMKTYFASIGEKPFRATQVIKWLHQMNVDSVDQMTNLSKSLRAVLAETAVIRAPEIVIDQKSSDGTHKWLLRLEDGNAIETVFIPEDERGTLCISSQVGCALDCTFCSTARQGFNRNLSVAEIIGQLWIAKRTLQADPKANRVITNVVMMGMGEPLLNFDNVLEALRLMLDDNAYGLSKRRVTVSTSGVVPALDRLGDVIDVSLAVSLHASNDAVRDQLVPVNRKYPIHELLAACRRFVDKKTTERNHITWEYVMLEGINDKDEHAHELAALLKGIPSKINLIPFNPFPETRYKRSSNNRIYRFREILQQAGYTTTTRKTRGDDIDAACGQLAGKVNDKSRRAVHFARIEQR; the protein is encoded by the coding sequence ATGAGTATGTCATCTGTGTCCGACGCGAACCCAAAAGTTAACTTATTAAACTTCAGCCATGAAGGTATGAAAACCTATTTTGCCTCTATCGGTGAAAAGCCATTTCGTGCCACCCAAGTGATTAAATGGCTGCATCAGATGAATGTGGATAGCGTTGATCAGATGACCAACTTAAGCAAATCACTGCGTGCGGTCTTAGCTGAAACCGCAGTGATTCGCGCTCCCGAAATTGTGATTGATCAAAAATCCAGTGACGGCACGCATAAATGGTTATTACGTTTAGAAGACGGCAATGCGATTGAAACCGTGTTTATTCCTGAAGATGAACGCGGCACTTTATGTATTTCCTCGCAAGTTGGCTGTGCCTTGGATTGCACGTTTTGCTCAACCGCTCGCCAAGGTTTTAACCGAAATCTAAGCGTGGCAGAAATTATCGGACAATTATGGATTGCTAAGCGCACCTTACAAGCCGATCCTAAAGCCAATCGTGTGATTACCAATGTGGTCATGATGGGCATGGGCGAACCGTTGCTAAATTTTGACAATGTACTAGAAGCCTTACGCTTAATGCTGGATGATAACGCCTATGGTTTAAGCAAACGGCGCGTAACGGTAAGTACCTCGGGTGTTGTGCCTGCCTTAGATCGTTTAGGCGACGTGATTGATGTGTCTTTAGCGGTATCGTTACATGCCAGCAATGATGCGGTACGTGATCAGCTAGTGCCGGTTAATCGCAAATATCCGATTCATGAATTATTAGCCGCTTGTCGACGCTTTGTGGATAAAAAGACCACCGAACGCAACCACATTACATGGGAATATGTGATGCTGGAGGGTATTAATGATAAGGATGAGCATGCCCATGAATTAGCCGCATTGCTCAAGGGCATTCCTTCTAAAATCAACCTTATACCCTTTAATCCGTTTCCTGAGACACGCTACAAACGTTCGAGTAATAATCGTATCTATCGTTTCCGTGAGATTTTGCAACAAGCGGGCTATACCACTACCACCCGTAAAACACGCGGCGACGATATTGATGCCGCCTGCGGTCAGCTCGCAGGTAAAGTAAATGATAAAAGTCGGAGGGCAGTGCATTTTGCCCGCATTGAACAAAGGTAA
- the ndk gene encoding nucleoside-diphosphate kinase: MAIEQTISIIKPDAVAKNVIGKIYSRFEDAGLKIVAAKMVHLSQADAEGFYAVHKERPFFGDLVSFMTSGPVMVQVLEGENAVAKNRELMGATNPKNAEPGTIRADFADSIDENAVHGSDSLENAAIEIAYFFGKDGVCPRTR; the protein is encoded by the coding sequence GTGGCTATTGAGCAAACTATTTCCATTATTAAACCCGATGCAGTGGCTAAAAATGTAATCGGTAAAATCTACAGCCGTTTTGAAGACGCTGGCTTAAAAATCGTAGCGGCGAAAATGGTACACTTAAGCCAAGCGGATGCAGAAGGCTTCTATGCCGTACACAAAGAGCGCCCTTTCTTTGGTGATTTGGTTAGCTTCATGACGTCTGGTCCTGTCATGGTACAAGTATTAGAAGGCGAAAATGCGGTTGCGAAAAACCGTGAATTAATGGGCGCAACTAACCCTAAAAACGCTGAACCCGGTACTATCCGCGCTGATTTCGCTGACTCTATCGACGAAAATGCAGTACACGGTTCTGATAGCTTAGAAAATGCGGCTATTGAAATCGCTTACTTCTTCGGTAAAGATGGTGTGTGCCCTCGCACTCGCTAA
- a CDS encoding SPASM domain-containing protein, with translation MQPHPFKKLIHLLYVPTIFCNMGCEYCYLGDLTENRTDNTQSIDTLKFSLEKLLNAGYLPFNLSFHGGEVTTLPSQTLRQLLMIAQQHYQTYGDVIKQQGFKLNPVHIKTNLLNFPKHYALLDEFAVSISASIDLPLNLHARYRVDKKGQSTLSRMQTNLRLLAQYPHRKKISCVVTKAHLSQIEQFIADIWYLHREIGLDMNRFNIMFSFDSQQNAQKYQNRDNSLVMLSGTEQVAFYQALQQAFKGTELETGFKHEWFCEFTPDYCCSAVNCGDKFFLLQYDGSVYSCPRGQSSEDYYYGNVFQQPIEEIVNNGWQVIERNENKTTVADDCITCEYIQYCHSGCTFVRTETSTSKSYTCDLQKILYQADPARYPPLNKAQIPTYTKTILFHNHLHKIVDKTPQRQRFITPELAVPENSLQALIAKDELLQAIYVKPLFYIEVDQVRYDLCSPILSNEHSIAFLNQHSQVILGIQQDSFALATDETVNNYVLLMLLRNTTVTYGDEARYKQEHIMDYALYSPSLITQASEQQGYYRYDISPILRLHSPLFLAKVKNNLFISTKALREYHYTKQRKNAFYHIQAINLPFPNFEFFWQEV, from the coding sequence ATGCAGCCACATCCGTTTAAAAAGCTCATTCATTTACTTTATGTGCCGACTATTTTCTGCAATATGGGCTGTGAGTACTGCTACTTAGGCGATTTGACTGAAAACCGCACTGATAATACGCAATCTATTGATACACTAAAATTTAGTTTAGAAAAGTTATTAAACGCGGGTTATTTGCCCTTTAATTTATCGTTTCATGGTGGCGAAGTGACCACCTTACCCAGTCAGACACTGCGTCAATTATTAATGATTGCGCAACAACATTATCAAACTTATGGTGACGTGATTAAGCAGCAGGGATTTAAATTAAATCCTGTGCATATTAAAACCAACTTGTTGAATTTCCCCAAACACTATGCATTATTAGATGAATTTGCGGTGTCAATTAGTGCCAGTATTGATTTACCGCTGAATTTACATGCACGTTATCGGGTGGATAAAAAAGGGCAGAGCACTTTAAGTCGTATGCAGACAAATTTACGTTTATTGGCACAATACCCACATCGTAAAAAAATTTCCTGCGTAGTTACGAAAGCACATTTAAGCCAAATAGAACAGTTTATTGCGGATATTTGGTACTTGCATCGAGAAATCGGTTTAGATATGAACCGATTTAATATTATGTTTAGTTTTGATTCACAACAGAATGCGCAAAAATACCAAAATCGTGATAATAGTCTTGTTATGTTATCCGGTACTGAGCAAGTTGCCTTTTATCAAGCTTTGCAACAAGCATTTAAAGGCACAGAACTAGAAACAGGTTTTAAACACGAATGGTTTTGTGAATTTACGCCGGATTATTGCTGTTCGGCGGTTAATTGTGGTGATAAATTCTTTTTGTTGCAATACGACGGCTCGGTTTATTCCTGCCCGCGTGGCCAATCCTCTGAAGATTATTATTATGGCAATGTGTTTCAGCAACCGATTGAAGAAATTGTGAATAATGGTTGGCAGGTGATTGAACGTAATGAGAATAAAACCACCGTTGCGGATGATTGTATAACTTGCGAATACATACAATATTGCCATTCGGGTTGTACCTTTGTTAGAACCGAAACAAGTACATCTAAAAGTTATACTTGTGACTTACAAAAAATTTTGTACCAAGCGGATCCAGCACGCTACCCACCTTTAAATAAAGCACAAATTCCAACTTACACTAAAACAATTTTATTTCATAATCATTTGCATAAGATTGTTGACAAAACCCCACAACGTCAGCGTTTTATTACACCAGAATTAGCTGTACCTGAAAACAGCTTGCAAGCTTTAATAGCAAAGGATGAATTATTACAAGCCATTTATGTAAAGCCCTTGTTTTATATTGAAGTGGATCAAGTGCGTTATGATTTATGTTCACCGATATTAAGCAACGAACACTCAATCGCTTTTTTAAATCAGCATAGCCAAGTTATTTTAGGTATTCAGCAAGATAGTTTTGCTTTAGCTACCGATGAAACCGTAAATAATTATGTCTTATTAATGCTATTGCGTAATACAACAGTAACCTATGGGGATGAGGCGCGTTATAAACAAGAACATATTATGGATTACGCGTTGTATAGCCCTTCCTTGATAACCCAAGCCAGTGAGCAACAAGGCTATTATCGCTATGATATTTCACCTATTTTACGCTTACATAGCCCATTATTCTTAGCTAAAGTGAAAAATAATTTATTTATTAGCACGAAAGCTTTACGCGAGTATCATTATACGAAACAGCGTAAAAATGCATTTTATCATATTCAAGCCATTAACTTACCCTTTCCTAATTTTGAATTTTTTTGGCAGGAGGTCTGA
- a CDS encoding DUF523 and DUF1722 domain-containing protein — protein sequence MQHPHKIQIGISSCLIGREVRFDGSHKRDGWIVQSLGEYFEFLPFCPEVGIGLGVPRPPIHLIRNGQSLAAVNIKDHSLDHTLSLQQYAQSVVLPLQNVSGFILKKNSPSCGMERVKVYNSNKPNLPPERNGIGIFAQQLQQLLPLLPLEEEGRLCDPILRENFIGRVYVYHRWQTLNTIQLTPARLVNFHADHKYIFMAHDQHQAKILGNLVAQAGVSENLTVLAQDYIRIVMQMLAKPVSRGQHSNVLYHLLGYLRNHLDAQDRQEMVELIEQYQTGLVPLIVPITLLKHHFKHHPQPYIERQHYLNPHPGELMLRNLL from the coding sequence ATGCAACACCCACACAAAATTCAAATTGGTATTAGCAGTTGTCTTATTGGGCGCGAAGTGCGTTTCGATGGCAGCCATAAGCGCGATGGATGGATTGTGCAAAGCTTAGGCGAATACTTTGAATTTTTACCCTTTTGCCCCGAAGTGGGCATTGGGTTGGGTGTTCCCCGACCACCGATTCATTTAATTCGTAATGGGCAAAGCTTGGCAGCGGTGAATATTAAAGACCACAGCCTTGACCACACGCTAAGTCTGCAACAATACGCGCAATCGGTGGTATTACCATTACAAAACGTTTCAGGGTTTATCTTAAAGAAAAATTCACCCAGTTGTGGCATGGAACGCGTTAAAGTTTACAACAGCAACAAACCGAATTTGCCGCCCGAACGTAATGGTATTGGTATTTTTGCCCAACAATTACAACAATTATTGCCGTTGCTACCGTTAGAAGAAGAAGGGCGTTTATGTGACCCGATATTGCGCGAAAATTTTATCGGGCGAGTCTATGTGTATCATCGCTGGCAAACCCTCAATACAATTCAATTAACCCCCGCCCGTTTGGTTAACTTTCATGCCGATCATAAATATATTTTCATGGCACATGACCAGCATCAAGCCAAAATTTTGGGAAATCTAGTGGCACAAGCGGGAGTAAGTGAAAATTTAACCGTGCTGGCACAAGACTACATTCGGATTGTCATGCAAATGTTGGCAAAACCCGTGAGCCGGGGACAACATAGCAATGTGCTGTATCATTTATTGGGTTATTTACGAAATCATTTAGATGCTCAAGATCGGCAAGAAATGGTGGAATTAATTGAACAATATCAGACTGGCCTAGTGCCGTTAATTGTGCCAATTACCTTGCTGAAACATCATTTTAAACACCACCCACAGCCGTATATTGAACGTCAACATTATTTAAATCCGCACCCGGGCGAATTAATGTTACGCAATTTATTGTAG
- a CDS encoding patatin-like phospholipase family protein, producing MLRIVRPRLVTAICITTLLTASGCVSIQRDAPAPAPHNYAQAQIQGFEHIRFWGDETPPYLNEMIAHQQRALAANPAFNERIDVLALSGGGADGAYGAGFMKGWTDRGDRPEFFMVTGISTGALMAPFVFLGSDYDDVLRRFYTQTQTRQIATPRIFKGIFGGDAFASTVPLEHLLNEVVTPEVVARIAAESRKGRLLFIGTTNIDAQRPMIWDIGRIAESGNPYSAQLIQHIMLASASVPGGFPPARFTVTIDGKTAQEAHVDGGITQQIFVYPPGLHLSDLVEHIGSVPQKNFWLVRNTKLNPEYEAVKLTVPAIGTRSVQTLIKYQGLANLYTIEGVARRDDFKIHLTTVPASFNMRSKKVFDPKYMSALYNLGYKTVLSDSQWHSDNPQTELTLHSLYR from the coding sequence ATGTTGCGTATTGTTCGACCACGTTTAGTCACGGCAATCTGTATTACAACGCTTCTAACCGCAAGTGGCTGCGTCTCTATTCAACGTGATGCGCCAGCACCTGCTCCCCATAATTATGCTCAAGCGCAGATTCAAGGTTTTGAACATATACGCTTTTGGGGGGATGAAACGCCCCCTTATTTAAATGAAATGATTGCGCATCAACAACGGGCTTTAGCGGCTAACCCTGCCTTTAATGAACGCATTGATGTGCTGGCTTTATCCGGTGGTGGAGCAGATGGGGCGTATGGGGCGGGCTTTATGAAAGGCTGGACGGATCGGGGAGATCGACCCGAATTCTTTATGGTCACAGGCATTTCTACCGGCGCTTTAATGGCACCTTTTGTATTTTTAGGTTCAGATTATGATGATGTGCTAAGGCGCTTCTATACACAAACTCAAACTCGGCAAATTGCCACCCCCCGTATTTTTAAAGGTATTTTTGGTGGTGATGCATTTGCCAGCACCGTGCCGTTAGAGCACTTATTAAATGAAGTGGTTACCCCAGAAGTAGTGGCACGCATTGCGGCCGAAAGCCGTAAAGGGCGTTTACTATTTATTGGTACAACCAATATTGACGCACAACGCCCTATGATTTGGGATATTGGGCGCATTGCTGAAAGCGGAAATCCGTATTCGGCACAATTAATTCAGCATATTATGTTGGCATCGGCATCTGTACCGGGTGGTTTCCCCCCCGCTCGCTTTACGGTCACTATTGATGGCAAAACCGCACAAGAAGCACACGTTGATGGCGGCATTACCCAGCAAATCTTTGTCTATCCGCCCGGCTTGCATTTAAGCGATTTAGTAGAACACATTGGCAGCGTGCCACAGAAAAACTTTTGGTTAGTGCGCAATACCAAATTAAACCCCGAATATGAAGCGGTCAAACTCACGGTACCGGCAATTGGAACGCGCTCTGTACAAACTTTAATTAAATATCAAGGCTTAGCCAATTTGTATACGATTGAAGGCGTAGCACGTCGGGATGATTTCAAGATTCACTTAACCACTGTACCCGCTTCTTTTAATATGCGCTCTAAAAAAGTATTTGATCCAAAATATATGTCAGCTTTATATAATTTAGGTTATAAAACAGTCTTAAGCGACAGTCAGTGGCATAGCGATAACCCACAGACCGAATTAACCTTACATTCTTTATACAGATAA